The following DNA comes from Synechocystis sp. PCC 7509.
TGACACCGCTGATTGAGTTTGGCAACCGCGCCTTCAATCAGTAATCGATATTTCTCCAGGCTTTGGAAATCATTACTACCACGCAAGTAAATTGCTTGTTTAATCCGATTTTTGAGATGCCCGTGGGGAGATTCAATTGCCCCATTTTCATGGGCAACGCTTGTATTGTTGCGGGTTGGCTGCATTCGGTAATGGTCGCACAGATCATCGTACAGACGGGTTAAGGATTTGTTTCCTCCTAGATTTCGATATGCTGCGCTTAGACTATCTGTCCGATGTTGTTTGGGTACTCCACCACATGCTGTGAGTGCATTTTGCAATCCTTCAGCGAGGGCGATGAAGCTTTCTCCGCCTTGAATAATTTGGGCATATTGCCAGCCGCTATAAGCCAGTCGATAGTGATAGAGCAAATGCTCAAACGGCTTGCCAGCAATGGTTATCTCCATCCCTTTGAGTTGGGTAAAGTCGGATAGTCCCATCATGCCTGGTTCATGGCGCAACTCAAACATTACTTCTGGACTTGGCCCATGTAGAGCTTTCCAAGTTTGAACTCGTCGTTGAATCGTTCGCAGGACTTGGGTATATTTGCCTGGATAAGTGTCTTGTAGATATTCAAACAGGGTCATCGGTTTGAGCCGAGGTTCCTTTTTGAGCATTGGCTCTAGTTCTTTGTCCCATACCTCCCCTAATGGATCTTGGGTGCTGCTATGACTTTTGACTTTACCACGATTGGGTTGATGTTGCCCGGCTTCAATGCGTTGACCCGTTCGCTCGGATATTTCAGCGATGCACGCTGCGTTGGCTTGTGTTAAGCCAATTTCTCTTGCGTTCATATACGCTCTTTTTTGGTATAAATGGATAGTTTTTCTTGACACTAGACTTTTTCTCTTTGCGGGGAGATTTTCTAGTGTCTTTCTTTTTGGTTGACTTTGATTCTACTTTTGGTTCATTCAGCGTCCATCTTACAAAATCGCTTCTTTGTCTCACCTACCCGCCAATACCCTGTCATAACCCGCCATTAACAGTGTCGTCTAATAACCATTGCTAGATGATACGATTACCTCCTCCGTACCAATACTTACGAGGACTTCGGGCTAATATTATCCAAAGCACTGACTTCGCGTCCTCTCCCTAATGGCTTACCAAATTTCTGCTACGAAACTTCAAACCTATCACCGTTGCCCCCAAGCTTACTATTTCCGTTATGAGTTAGGTTTGAAAGCTCCCGGATTCTTTGGTAATGCCGCCCTTGGCACAGCCTTACATCAAGCTCTTGCTAAAATTTACCGTGATTGGGACTACCTTGAACCTATACCGCCCCTAGACTGGGTTTCTTCCTGCTGGCAGCGATGTTCTAATAATCTTAGTCCAAATCAAGCAGAGGAAGGACAAGAAATTTTAGAAAATTACTATTATCAGTTCATCGCGGGTGAAACGGCGCTTGCTCGACCTTTAGCAATCGAAGGTTTAATTAAAGGGCGCTTGCTCGTTAATGACTTAGAGTTCAAAATCTCTGGGCGCTACGACCGCCTTGATTTTCTGGCAGACGGGTTAGAACTAATTGACTATAAATCAACCAAAGAAGTAAAGTTGCCAAAGCCCGATGAAATTGACTTGCAAATTGGTCTGTATTACATCGCCCTAGAGCAAAAATATCAATCCTGCTTACAGCAGTTGAGCTTATTATACCTGCGGACAGGCGAGAAGATTGTTTTCGAGGCAAGTTGCGAACACAAGCAGCAGGTGGAAACTGTTATCGGCGAATTAGCTTGGCGACTACGCACTGATGAACAATGGGAACCAAAGACTGGAGAACAGTGCGAAGTCTGTACTTATGTGAGATATTGCTCTGCGGTGGCTGACCAGCCCGAACCTTTGCCACCATCTGCTAATGCTCCCCGGCAAATACAACTATCACTAAATCTGTAGCGCACCCTATAGGTGTCAACTTCATAATCTTAGACAGTATCTTGACGTATTCAAAAACGTTATTAAAGCTCAAAACGTTTGTATATGATGTCGCTACACTCGTGCAAGAAATCAGAAGTGAAATATTGACGATTCTGGTGGTTAAAGACAAAAGTAAATTTGTACTTGCTGACTGCCAGATCGTATTTAATTAGGCGTTCTACTAGCATTGGTAGTTCTGGAAGCCGATGCCTATGTCGTTGTGCAATTAACTCCATAGCATTGCTATAGTGGAATGCTTCGTCTTTAGTGACGTACTTAATCCAATCCACTATAGGTTTGGAACCAAGAAGTTTATAAAGTTCAAAGTCCTGGCAGTAGGCTTTTGTCGTTGCCAGTTCATCGTAGGCTAAAACTACACAAATGCTAAATTCATCTTGCAGAAACTCTTGGATAGAGAGGAAATCAGATTGGTAGGCGGCAAGTTCCCGCTCGATTTCCTCAAAACTCTTGTGATATAACAGCGAGTAGATTTGGCGAAAGCCTTGATAGTGGTTAAACTCATCTATTCGCCATAATTTCTCCATTTTTTTGAATTCTGGCGTGAATGTTATACCGCTCTGCTGAAGATACTCACAAAAATTTTCGGCATCGTGTTCGGCATAAAGATCCCCCCAGATAATATCGTGGAGTTCCTCTAACAGCTTGTCTGTTACTTTAATATCTTGAGGCTCAATTTCCTTAAGTATTGCCATTGAGTTCCACTGAACTGCGCTAAGAAGACTCATGTTGTTTTTATCTCAAAGTTAAAGTGTGTCTATAATCTACAGAATCTATGATTTTGTACCTTTGATTATTACTTCAGGGTTATATCTGTCCTTTCCGGCAGGATGTCAATTTTTAAAAGGTTATTGCTAAGTGAGCAATAACCTCTTTATCTGTTGTTGCAACAACTTACTGAGTAAATGCCAATTTCTTAATATCAGCTTAAGGACTACTATCCTTAAGTTCTAAACCTACACTATCTTAGTACGTCGATTAGTGCTAGGTAGTTATACATTACGGGTAATTTAAACTGATTAAGCAAGTATACGAGGGGAAGTAGTATCACTGAGTAAACAATCTTGCCACGCCTCTACCAATTAAGTAAAAAATAGACACAACAACTGTTTGAGTCATATAAGTGATAAGTAAGGATTGATACAGTTTACGATTTTGTTGCTGAAATAACCTGTTCCACAAGTACCACTTACCGTGAATATAGGCGGCGGTGAAGAATAAGGCTAATAGCGAAATGCTCCACAAGGGGAAATTAGCAAAGCCCATATAAATAGCGCTTGCCAGCAATCCAACTCCTAACAACCCTTTAATAAAATTCATGGCATTTGTGCTGTGTATTCCTGGTACTGCTTGTTTCTGGTTTCCCAATATTTATCCACAGTCATACGAGCGATCGCTGCCTGCTCAAGCTCTACCCCCTGCTCGGCTAACAATCGCCCTTTCACCCGCTTACGCAAGTCTGAGACAATTTTGCCGTTGCTCTTCCGAGTCTGCGCCCAGTCTAGGATCGGTTCAGGGTATGGGCTTTCATTCAAATATGTTCCGTTGAGGATTTCTGGCAAACTATAGCCGCGCAGTTCTTCAATCCAGTGGTAGATAAACTTTAAATCGCCATCTTTCTCCTCTAGATTTTTATTAGGGTTGTAGATGCGGAAGGTATCGGACAACGGATTAGTTACTCCCGCTTGCATCTGCCATTGCCAATTATTTATTGCTAAGTCCGTATCTATTAATTGCTGCGTATAGTGTCCAGCCCCATGCTGCCAAGAAATGCCGCAGTTGATGCACAGGAAAGTGGCGCACATCGCCCTCATCCGAAAATTCATCCACCCCATTGTCTTGAGTTGACGCATCGAAGCATCTACCAATGGAAAGCCTGTTTGTCCTTCTTTCCAGGCGGCAAATAAACCTTGCTTTTCTTCGTCTAACTCGGCAGGTGAGTAGTATTCATCAAATTCTGGGTAGCGATTGGTGTGTACCAATTCTGGGTGGAAGTACAGCCGTTGGGTAAAACTATCGTGCCAGCGCAGGCGATCGCGGAAAGCTTTGAGCGAAAACTGAGCTTTGGGATTATTAGCTAATTCGGCGGCTTTAGCCTTGGTACTTTGGTAGACTTGGCGAACAGAAATATTACCAAAAGTCAGATGAGGTGATAGGTGGGATGTAGCGCCCTGCTGAGTCAACCAAGGGCGCGAGATTTTCCAGTGATACCCACAAAAACGGGAACTAAGAAATGAGTTTAAGGTAGCGATCGCCTGTGTTTCGCCGCCACTAAAATAAGTGTTCTCTGTTTCCCAGAATTGGCTATACTTTTGCTTCAATTGATCGAAGGTAAGCTGCGGCAGATCGATTTGTAGTGCTGGTGTGTTGATTTGTTCTGGCGTTGGATGCAACGGCTGGCGCAGGTAGGTATAGTATTCTTCCATCCATTCATCGCGGCGGTCTTCATCAGTTTGCAGAAAGTTGTTTAGTCCCTGGTGGTATTCAAGGCTGTGTTCGCGGTAGAAATCTGTGATTTGGCGATCGCGCTCAATGCCATACCGCACTTGTACATCGTGGTTGAAAAATAGTTTAGGGCAATCACCTTTTTGGATTAACTGGCGGGTAAGCTCTTGGATTACGTCAGTGCTATTACCTTCAAACAAGTAGAGTTGACTTCCCCGCCCTTTGAGGTTTCTATCCAGGTTTTCTAAAGACTCAAATAAGAATTTGACCCTAGCTTTGCCCACTTCTGCTTGCCCGTAGAACCAAGGATCGATTATGCAGCGTTGGGTTTGGCGACTTTTGTTTCCAAAAGTTTGGTCACTTGAATTTATCTTGCACTGGTCTTACTGGCGCAGAGTGCATCAAGCCGTTGCTCGATACCATCACTACCGCAAACGCTCTCAACCTTAAATCTACAACTGTAATACTATACAAATACATCGGTTGTGTTGCAAAAACTTTGTGAGAACAGAAAACCCCTATTTCAGGAATTCTGATTATGCAACTAATCCGAAAATTTGATGAATGAAGACAAGTCGCTCTTTGATAGCTCCTCTAGGGACTCCCACAACTTGCCCTTTCCGCATCATATTCATGATTTCATAACCTCTGATGGTTCGCCTTGCGGTATTAAACGACCCAAATCCCATCCCTGGCTTGACTAATCGTTTGATGCCACGATGGTCTTGCTCCACTATGTTATTGAGATATTTAATCTGTCGCAATTTCACTATTTCGGGGAGCTTTTTGGCGGCTTTGAGTAAAGATATCGCTTTTGGATAAGCAGGGTTTTTATCCACAGTGATAACTCGTGGTACGGAAGTGTGAATTGCTTTCAACATCTTACGAAAAAACCGTTTCGCCGCTTTCGCGTCTCGCTTCGCCGTGAGTAGAAAGTCTAAGGTGTTTCCCGCCGAACCAACGGCTCGATACAGATATTTCCACTTACCTTTAACCAAGATGTAAGTTTCATCTACCCGCCACGAGTCATTGTTCAAGCGCAAGTGCGGTCTAAACCGCTTATCTATTTCTGGGCTATATTCTTGTACCCAACGGAACACGCTGGTGTGATGGATATCTAATCCCCGCTCGTTCACCATCTCTACTACTTGGCGGTAAGAAAGAGGATAGCTCAGATACCATCGGACACAACGTAGGATGATTTCGGACTGATAGTGCCGCCACTTGAAGGGGGAAGATGAGTTCATTAGAGGCAGGCAGAATAATTTTCTCGCGCGGGAATTATTTCAGCCTACCATTTTTTGCAACACAACCATAATATCTCCTTTCTTCCAAGTGACGATATGAAAGCGGATATCGAAGATACCAGCGGACGCATAGTAGGATGATTTCTAGTTGGAAGTGCCGCTACTTGAAGACGTTGGAATTAGACATAGAAAAGGGAACAAACAGACACGATCTCTCACTCTACTACCTGCTCCTATTTTTGCAATACAACCGCAAAACAGCCCTGTATGCTATACTCAGTCAGAGTCTTAACTTGAACCCCCCGCCGACTGGAATAAGTTGCCTTGTTGGAAACTATTTGAGAGGAACAATATACATGGCAGGATTTTTATACAAACTTAAGAAGTTATTAGATAAAGATTTAGAGCAGTCATTAAAATCTTTACCTATGAATTCAGAAATTAGTTATACAGATAATAATTCTTTATTTTCTATATTTGATTCCTTATTCTTATACAAACCACTACACTTAACAGAATTTAATATATCTATATATTGTTTTGGAAAACCAACTATAGAAAAAGAGATTTATGAAAGTTTTAAGGATAGAACGTCTTTAAGTAATAAATTAATTTTAGATAACTTTATTAATGGAGGAATAGATAAGGTAGCTTTAAATCTTAGTGGAGCCGCCACTATCATTATTAAACATAACAATATAGTTTATCTTGTAACAGATAGATTAGGGTATGTACCTACTTTTATTTATAATCCTGAAGATATAGATAATTGTATTGTTAGTAGTTCTCCGAATACAATATCTAGTATTGTAGATACAAATATAGATTTAGTATCTGTATCGGAATTTCTGCACTATCATAAGTGTACGCCACCCCATACTTTTTATAAAGAAATAAAATATGCTGGAGCAGCAACTATACACACATGGAATTTAGAAACAAATACCTACTCAGTAGAAACTTATTGGGAACCTTTTAAACTAATACCATTTAACAATTTAAAAGAAGCTGTTGAAGAAACTACTAAAGCTATAAAGAAAGCTATAAAGAATAGAACCTACTTACCTAATGTAAGTACCTTTACTTCCGGTGGATTAGACTCTCGATTAGTATTGTACGCTGCCGATAATCCAGAAAACTTAACTGCTTTTAATTTATATGATGAATTAAATAATGAAAATGAAGTAGCTCATCTATTATGTAAAGACACTAAAGTTCCTTTAGTAGGATTACAACGAGATAAAGATTATTATCCTAGAACTTTAAAGGATAGTGTAAAGTATTCTGAAGGTATGTGGTCTATCTATGATAGCCACTTCTTAGGTTTTAGGGATGAAATAGTTTATAAATATAATGCTCAATCTGTTTTATCTTCTTGTTCAGCAGACTTCCTATTTAAAGAATGTGGTATAGATAGAAAACACCCCAAGATTTTAGGATGGGTCGCTTATTACTGGTATGTTTTTGCAAACCCTCCGGTAATTAATAACAATTTTAATAACTATATAGACCCCCCGGTGGATATATTTACACCTTTGGCTAAATGCCTACACGACAGACTTAATGCTTGGTTCGGTTCTTCACCTAAGGAAGTATCAGATAAATATAGATTGTATTTAGCTGATAAACGTTGTAGACCTCTATGCTATTCTGCAGGTCTCTCCTTTAATAGTATGTTTCGGATCTTCCCCTATGACAATTTCTTATCTGATTTAGAAGTTATTAATTGCTATGATCGTATGAAAGCAGATTGGCGTATTAATGCAAAACTGTGGAGGAAAGTTGTTACTAATATCTGTGGTACCACAGTAAGAAATGCTAATAACAATCTTAAACCTGATTTTAGTTTTATAGATTTTTTATTAGACAAAACTATTTTTAGTTCTAAATTTAAAACTAAAGACTATCTCACTCCCAGCCTAGCTAATACAACTAGTTGGCCTACCTTCACCTATTATCTAAAAAATAGTCAATTATTACACGAAATTTGGTTATCTATTACTCCTTTAGAAAAAGAATTAATTGATACACTTTATGGACATATTAATTGGTATAAACCTTTAGAGTTCTTTACCAAGTCTGAAGAAAGGAAAATATTTAGAATCCTTAGTCTTATTGTATACATGAGAGGTAATTATAAATTCGATAAGTTTAGAGTATCCCCGGTTAAAAGTAATTACTCTCAAGTTTAATTTAAAGGGATAAAAATGTACAATGAACCCTTAGTTAGTATTGTGATTCCCTGTTACAATAGTCAATAAACCCCTGCCGGCTGGAATAAGTCGCCTTGTTGGAAACATTCAATTTATCTACGAACATAATATAAGTTGGCTTTGGTTTGAACTATTTGGGTATACGGTTGACTAGAACAGTTGGTAGTGCCAAATATGTAAGGATAAGTGTAAAGAGTATGTAGAGAGAGTTGTATGAGTGAGGAGAAGCTAAAGTGTCCAAAATGCGGGTCACAAAGGATAGTAAAAAATGGCTTTATCCACAACGGCAACCAAAATCATAAATGCCGAACCTGCAATAGACAATTTGTGCTAAACCCCCGCAATCGTCCAGTTACAGAAGAAAACAAAAAGCTGATTGATAGGCTATTCCGCCGAACGCTTGTCAATTGCCGCTATTTGTAGAGTTAGCGGGATCTCAGAAACCTGGATTCAAAGCTACGCTGAGGGGAAATACACCGCCGTAGCTCAACAAGTTGCAGTTAGTTCAAAAAAACGGTAGTGTCTTAGATTTGTTAAAAAGCAATTTAGAAATGGTAGATAATAATTAGGTTTAATAAAATTAGGTTGACGAATAACTATGACTGTTTGGTTAGCTGTTCACTGCCCTCACTGCCAAAGTACAGAGGTAAAGAAACATGGAACATCCTCCAATGGGAAGCGGCGTTATAGTTGCCTCAATAGACCTCTTGCAAAAGTTAGTGATAAAATCATAGAGAAGTGACCTGCGTAGAAGCAAAAGTGACTTATAAAAAGGTAAAAAACTTAAAGGCGGAAGATTTTAAACGCTTGACTGGAATCCACTTTGACACTTTTAATCAAAGGGTAGAAATAGTCAAGCAAGCGGAAAAATCACGAAAGAAACCTGGCAGACCACCAAAATTAAGGATCGAAGACAAAATTTTAATGCTCTTAGAATATTTACGAGAGTATAGAACTTTTTTTCATTTAGGTGCTACTTGGGGAGTAAATGAGTCCACAGCCTACCGAATTATTCAGAAAATTGAAAACATTTTAATCAAAGCTCCTCAACTAAGACTACCAAGAAAAAAAAGATTAATCGCCGATGATTGTCAGCTAGAAACCGTAGTAATAGATGTAAGCGAAACTCCCATAGAAAGACCTAAAAAAAACAAAAAACCTATTATAGCGGCAAGAAAAAAAGACATACGTTGAAAGCCCAAGTGATTATTGATCAAAAGAATGGGCAAATACTATGTACCGCTTATGGCAAAGGGAGAGAGCATGACTTCAAGTTATATAAAAGAAGTAAAATAAGAATTAGAAAAAAGATTAGATGTTTAGCAGATAAGGGATACCAAGGAATTAAGAAGCATCATCATTTCAGTCAAACACCTAAAAAGAAGCCAAGAAAAAGTAAGCTTTCTGTAGCAGAGAAAAAAGAGAATAGAGAGTTAGCTAAAGAGAGAATAATTATTGAGAATATTTTTGCTCATTTAAAAAGATTTAGGATTTTACAAGGGAGATATAGAAATAGAAGAAAAAGATTTGGATTAAGGTTTAATTTAATAGCTTCTATTTATAACTACGAGCTTAACTTAAATACAAATCAATCTTAAAGCTTATTTTTGCAAGAGGTCTATTATTCACAGCACGGCTTAAGACTTAACCGAACAGTATTGGGGCGCTTATGAGCGCCATCTCCCTGTAGAGCGGCATGAAGTAGGAAAGCAGAAAACTCAGACCATTGAGCGTAAGCATCTGAATTTGAGAACGAGGATTAAGCGCCTTGCGCGTAAGACAATTTGTTTTTCCAAGTCGGAATTGATGCATGACTTGGTCATTGGACTATTTATCAATCGCTATGAGTTTGGTTTACCAATATAAAGCAAAATAACACATCTAAGACACTACCCATCTGCCGTTCTCAAGTTGAAAAGAGTTTTATCTTGTTCTCTGCTTAGAAACACCCTTAAACGGCTGCCCATATCCCTGTTACCTTGGTAGACACATTATACATATTTACTTATCTTTACACGGTTTGGTTTTTTCACCTCGTTCTACTTACCAGGATTGGAAAGCTACTTTGAATCGATGGTAGTGCGTCAAACGAACGTGGGATTGGTAGAGTAGAGAGGATCTCTCATCTGCAACTCATCTATGCAATGCCCTTTGTGTGGTCATTTTAAAGCCCATAAACACGGCAAGATGCCCAACGGACATCAACGCTATCTTTGCCCTGTTTGCAAGCAAACCTTCTCGGAAAGCTTTGATAGTTTGTACTATCGCCGTCATGTCAATCCTGAGCAAATTCGCCAAGTGCTGCAAGCCCACAGCGAAGGCAGTAGCTTGCGCGGGATTAGTCGCATCACCGGACTTGCTTACAATACTGCCCTTGAGTATTGTTCGCGCTGCGAGTCAGAAAGCACAACTGGTGCATAACGCTGAAGTTCAAGCCGTTCAAACTGAGGAAGTGAGTGGAGATGAAATGTGGTCATTTGTTTCAAAAAACAGAAACAGTGTTGCTCCCAAGAACGAGAGGTCGGAGATTGCTGGATTGGGTTAAGCCTTGCCGATTCGAGTGGCTTAATCCTGGCAGCACGAGTCGGTAAACACACTGATGAACTGATTGAACAATTGGTTATGAGTACAGAGGGAAAAACGGACTGTAAACAATTCAACAGCGATGATTGGGGTGGCTATGAGCGCGTCTTACCCCCTGAGATTCAGCACTATGTTGGCAAAAATAGAACACAGCGACTGGAGCGCACCAATGGCATTGTTCGACAACAGACTGGGAGATGGCATCGACGACAGAACAAGTTTGGCAAAGTATGGGAGCAGACAGAGGTAACAACACGATTAGTAGTCAGCTACTTTAACTGGATTTGGCGGCATAGTCGCCTCAACACAACGGCTGCACAACGAGCAGGATTAGCCTCTCTATCCTGGACTTGGAACGACATTGCCACCTATCCCACAATACTCTAATGCACTACCGAATCGATTTGCGATCGTCTATGAAGAGCGATTTCCAACTTGACTTTCATGCTTGACACAAACAATTTGACAAACCCATAAATTTTTTCTAAGGTTTTCTTTTTAGTAAAAAAGAGTGTTAATTGTTAACACTCTGTTAATATTTAACTTAAATTAATCTTAGCGTAACCTATCGTAAGAATAGTCTAGGTTGCCGTAGTACAACATTTGTCTTGGGGTAACGTTGCCCCAAGGTAACATAGGGTCATCTAAGCCATGTCGATAAGGTACTTGATTAGGATTAGTGATATAAGTATCAGACCCATTACCAGATTGCCATCTAGCCCAACATCTATCAATCATAGAATGGTGAAGATAGAAAATAGGATCATTAGGGGCAGTAGAATTGCGTATAGTTTCCCCGATCCATCTATGAATTCTGTTATGAAGTTGAGGACCATTTGCAAAACCTTCTATAGCATTACGAGCTGAGTTGCTGCTATTTTGGTCATAAGTAGGAGAATCATAATTCCTTATCCAGACAGCATTATTTAATTGGTCTAGAGTAGGAAATCCAGTAATTGCAGCTCCAAAATTGCGTTTTAAAGCGCCATTAAATCTATTATTCCAATAAATCACAGGATTACCAGACTCATTTACAATCGTCCAATTACCATATCTAAAAGGTCCTGTTCTCACAACATAAGACCCGTCTGAGGTATCTCCATTACCACCCATAAAATCGTTAGCAAAAATAGGTGAGTTAAATGGGTTACTAGCATCATCTGTCCAATCCCAATAAGGAACTCCTAAATATTTGTTGCCACTTACAGCTTGCAATGCCTTTTCAAATAAAGATAAATGATATCTATGCCAAGCAAAAAAAGCTGGACCTCCATGTGGTTGTGTTCTATTACTTCCATTAGGAGTAAATACATTGCTCATTTGAGCATGTACAACTACAAGCTCATCCCATTTATTTCCAGCTTTACCGCCGTCTTTTAAAGCTAAACAAGCATTAACAAATTCTTGTTTCTCTGCTACTGTTAGACTTCTAACATTCTTTCTAGTTGCCATTTTTTATAACTCTTAAGCTATTTTGTTTA
Coding sequences within:
- a CDS encoding FAD-binding domain-containing protein; amino-acid sequence: MGKARVKFLFESLENLDRNLKGRGSQLYLFEGNSTDVIQELTRQLIQKGDCPKLFFNHDVQVRYGIERDRQITDFYREHSLEYHQGLNNFLQTDEDRRDEWMEEYYTYLRQPLHPTPEQINTPALQIDLPQLTFDQLKQKYSQFWETENTYFSGGETQAIATLNSFLSSRFCGYHWKISRPWLTQQGATSHLSPHLTFGNISVRQVYQSTKAKAAELANNPKAQFSLKAFRDRLRWHDSFTQRLYFHPELVHTNRYPEFDEYYSPAELDEEKQGLFAAWKEGQTGFPLVDASMRQLKTMGWMNFRMRAMCATFLCINCGISWQHGAGHYTQQLIDTDLAINNWQWQMQAGVTNPLSDTFRIYNPNKNLEEKDGDLKFIYHWIEELRGYSLPEILNGTYLNESPYPEPILDWAQTRKSNGKIVSDLRKRVKGRLLAEQGVELEQAAIARMTVDKYWETRNKQYQEYTAQMP
- a CDS encoding IS1/IS1595 family N-terminal zinc-binding domain-containing protein, with protein sequence MSEEKLKCPKCGSQRIVKNGFIHNGNQNHKCRTCNRQFVLNPRNRPVTEENKKLIDRLFRRTLVNCRYL
- a CDS encoding IS6 family transposase, with product MNSSSPFKWRHYQSEIILRCVRWYLSYPLSYRQVVEMVNERGLDIHHTSVFRWVQEYSPEIDKRFRPHLRLNNDSWRVDETYILVKGKWKYLYRAVGSAGNTLDFLLTAKRDAKAAKRFFRKMLKAIHTSVPRVITVDKNPAYPKAISLLKAAKKLPEIVKLRQIKYLNNIVEQDHRGIKRLVKPGMGFGSFNTARRTIRGYEIMNMMRKGQVVGVPRGAIKERLVFIHQIFGLVA
- a CDS encoding IS5 family transposase (programmed frameshift), which codes for MTYKKVKNLKAEDFKRLTGIHFDTFNQRVEIVKQAEKSRKKPGRPPKLRIEDKILMLLEYLREYRTFFHLGATWGVNESTAYRIIQKIENILIKAPQLRLPRKKRLIADDCQLETVVIDVSETPIERPKKKQKTYYSGKKKRHTLKAQVIIDQKNGQILCTAYGKGREHDFKLYKRSKIRIRKKIRCLADKGYQGIKKHHHFSQTPKKKPRKSKLSVAEKKENRELAKERIIIENIFAHLKRFRILQGRYRNRRKRFGLRFNLIASIYNYELNLNTNQS
- a CDS encoding RecB family exonuclease; this translates as MAYQISATKLQTYHRCPQAYYFRYELGLKAPGFFGNAALGTALHQALAKIYRDWDYLEPIPPLDWVSSCWQRCSNNLSPNQAEEGQEILENYYYQFIAGETALARPLAIEGLIKGRLLVNDLEFKISGRYDRLDFLADGLELIDYKSTKEVKLPKPDEIDLQIGLYYIALEQKYQSCLQQLSLLYLRTGEKIVFEASCEHKQQVETVIGELAWRLRTDEQWEPKTGEQCEVCTYVRYCSAVADQPEPLPPSANAPRQIQLSLNL
- a CDS encoding tyrosinase family protein — encoded protein: MATRKNVRSLTVAEKQEFVNACLALKDGGKAGNKWDELVVVHAQMSNVFTPNGSNRTQPHGGPAFFAWHRYHLSLFEKALQAVSGNKYLGVPYWDWTDDASNPFNSPIFANDFMGGNGDTSDGSYVVRTGPFRYGNWTIVNESGNPVIYWNNRFNGALKRNFGAAITGFPTLDQLNNAVWIRNYDSPTYDQNSSNSARNAIEGFANGPQLHNRIHRWIGETIRNSTAPNDPIFYLHHSMIDRCWARWQSGNGSDTYITNPNQVPYRHGLDDPMLPWGNVTPRQMLYYGNLDYSYDRLR
- a CDS encoding IS1/IS1595 family N-terminal zinc-binding domain-containing protein, coding for MTVWLAVHCPHCQSTEVKKHGTSSNGKRRYSCLNRPLAKVSDKIIEK